A genomic window from Hyla sarda isolate aHylSar1 chromosome 8, aHylSar1.hap1, whole genome shotgun sequence includes:
- the ARL5A gene encoding ADP-ribosylation factor-like protein 5A → MNEVVHTSPTIGSNVEEIVVNNTRFLMWDIGGQESLRSSWNTYYTNTEFVIVVVDSTDRERIAVTREELYKMLSHEDLKKAGLLVFANKQDVKECMTVAEISQYLKLTSVKDHQWHIQACCALTGEGLCQGLEWMMSRLKSR, encoded by the exons ATGAATGAAGTCGTTCATACGTCTCCGACTATAGGCAGCAACGTGGAGGAGATCGTGGTGAATAACACTAGGTTTCTTATGTGGGACATTGGCGGTCAGGAGTCTCTCCGCTCCTCATGGAATACGTATTATACAAACACAGAG TTTGTCATAGTGGTTGTGGACAGCACCGATAGAGAGCGGATCGCTGTGACCAGAGAGGAGCTGTATAAAATGTTATCTCACGAG GACCTGAAGAAAGCCGGACTGCTGGTCTTCGCCAATAAACAAGATGTGAAGGAATGCATGACGGTAGCTGAAATCTCCCAGTACTTGAAGTTGACTTCAGTGAAGGATCATCAGTGGCACATACAGGCCTGCTGTGCGCTCACCGGAGAGGG CCTTTGTCAAGGACTGGAGTGGATGATGTCAAGGCTAAAATCCAGATGA